From Halapricum desulfuricans, a single genomic window includes:
- a CDS encoding flagellar protein G, with amino-acid sequence MASVSASHLILFIASVLVAASVAGTITTTVGRLSDGISQQGDALSQDVQTDIEIISDSGAPVYDRDGNGNITLLVKNTGSRSLVPQPSQMDVLVDGQFQSAVGVTVVDGASPDSWQPGDVVRVNVSVPNLDTGDHRVQVTVNGDKEVFRFNL; translated from the coding sequence GTGGCTAGCGTCTCCGCCTCGCATCTGATCCTGTTCATCGCGAGCGTCCTCGTCGCTGCCAGCGTCGCCGGGACGATCACGACGACAGTCGGGCGTCTGAGCGACGGCATCTCTCAGCAAGGCGACGCGCTGAGTCAGGACGTTCAGACCGACATCGAGATCATAAGCGACAGCGGCGCACCGGTGTACGACCGGGACGGGAACGGGAACATTACGCTCCTGGTGAAAAACACCGGATCGAGATCGCTCGTCCCACAACCCTCTCAGATGGACGTCCTCGTCGACGGGCAGTTTCAGTCGGCAGTCGGGGTGACGGTCGTCGACGGGGCGAGTCCGGACAGCTGGCAGCCGGGTGACGTAGTGCGGGTCAACGTCAGCGTGCCGAATCTCGACACCGGCGACCATCGGGTCCAGGTGACTGTCAACGGTGACAAAGAGGTGTTCAGGTTCAACCTATGA
- the sugE gene encoding quaternary ammonium compound efflux SMR transporter SugE: MSWTVLFVAGLFEIAWAIGLAYSDGLSKPLPTLGTIVALLVSMILLAHAVQELPVGTAYAVWTGIGAVGTASLGIVLLDEPVTPARIAFIGVIVVGIVGLNLTSGGH, from the coding sequence ATGTCGTGGACCGTGCTGTTCGTCGCCGGACTGTTCGAAATCGCGTGGGCAATCGGGCTCGCGTACTCCGACGGGCTCTCGAAGCCGCTCCCGACGCTCGGAACTATCGTCGCACTCCTCGTCAGTATGATTCTGCTCGCACACGCTGTTCAGGAGCTACCTGTCGGGACGGCGTATGCGGTGTGGACCGGTATCGGAGCCGTTGGGACCGCTTCACTCGGGATTGTGCTCCTAGACGAGCCCGTCACGCCCGCCCGCATCGCGTTCATCGGCGTGATCGTCGTCGGCATCGTCGGCCTCAACCTCACGTCGGGTGGGCACTGA
- a CDS encoding DUF5807 family protein produces the protein MSKRSEFLAGERPDDIAFFLHEDAVENLDALEDYAETVEDGVVLVLPGENGRNAFQKAAGTDPMELAQAAMGTDGTVESDLTGGVCPVAGDDPDADHTTRFVFAFAEEQNEEVGGLYAEGDVVHAYAVCNCGQRYSQKWVVGER, from the coding sequence ATGAGCAAGCGATCCGAGTTCCTGGCCGGTGAGCGCCCGGACGACATCGCCTTCTTCCTGCACGAAGACGCCGTCGAGAACCTCGATGCCCTGGAGGACTACGCGGAGACTGTCGAGGACGGCGTCGTCCTCGTCCTCCCCGGAGAGAACGGCCGCAACGCCTTCCAGAAAGCCGCCGGAACCGATCCGATGGAGCTCGCACAGGCTGCCATGGGAACCGACGGGACAGTCGAGTCGGATCTGACCGGCGGTGTCTGCCCTGTCGCCGGGGACGACCCGGACGCGGATCACACGACACGCTTCGTGTTCGCGTTCGCCGAGGAACAGAACGAGGAGGTCGGTGGCCTCTACGCGGAGGGCGATGTCGTCCACGCCTATGCAGTCTGTAACTGCGGCCAGCGATACAGCCAGAAGTGGGTCGTCGGCGAACGGTAG
- the flaJ gene encoding archaellar assembly protein FlaJ, protein MATKDSATIDLSLSSTFAGLLDSYRRLDIPLQRYLLTILLPATVFFVGSLLATLLLEMPLFIRAPIPLLGLLIFGTAVFFPKVQLSQRKRQLNNRFHLMVTHMTVLSTTKIDRMEVFRALASEDEYGELATELGRVVELVDTWNQSLDDACRRRAKQVPSDTLSDFFDRLAYNIGAGQSLEDYLVNEQDMIIENYTTVYEGTLGNLNVMKDLYLSMILSMTFALVFSVVLPVLTGTNPTMTVASVILLFVFVQAGFYLAIRSIAPYDPIWFHPEEYPSPVDGRLDRAFAIGVALTAVLSFITFGGRAGISPITLDMLVPIWSPVPLTLYAAVPVTPLLIPGLVARAEEQRIQGRDAEFPSFIRGLGATEGAKQSTTSTVLQSLRKKDFGSLTPQIDNLYKRLNMRIEPASAWRHFTAESRSYLIQTFSEMYLVGREMGGDPKMLGELIAENMNEVLQLRQQRRQETTTLIGLLYGITAASTFAFFIGLQVVNILAGLTLNLASTSQLDVASLINTSVYNIPLIEFLLIVVIVFNAMLSALMVRTLDGGHNMNSYMHFVLLTWLGALTAILTKWMVSQFLSI, encoded by the coding sequence ATGGCAACGAAAGACTCCGCTACGATCGATCTGTCGCTGTCGAGCACCTTCGCGGGGCTACTGGACTCCTACCGGAGGCTCGACATTCCGTTGCAGCGGTATCTCCTGACGATCCTGCTACCGGCGACGGTGTTTTTCGTCGGTTCGCTCCTCGCGACGCTGCTCCTGGAGATGCCGCTGTTCATCCGAGCGCCGATCCCGCTGCTCGGTCTGTTGATTTTCGGAACTGCTGTGTTTTTCCCCAAGGTCCAGCTGTCACAGCGCAAGCGCCAGCTCAACAACCGGTTTCATCTGATGGTCACGCACATGACCGTCCTCTCGACGACCAAGATCGACCGGATGGAGGTGTTTCGCGCGCTCGCGTCCGAAGACGAGTACGGTGAACTCGCGACCGAACTAGGACGGGTCGTCGAGCTGGTCGATACCTGGAATCAGAGCCTCGACGACGCCTGTCGTCGCCGCGCGAAACAGGTGCCAAGCGATACGCTGTCGGACTTTTTCGACCGGCTGGCGTACAATATCGGTGCCGGCCAGTCCCTCGAGGACTACCTCGTCAACGAGCAGGACATGATCATCGAGAACTACACGACCGTCTACGAGGGGACGCTCGGCAATCTCAACGTGATGAAAGACCTCTACCTGTCGATGATCCTCTCGATGACGTTCGCGCTCGTGTTTTCGGTTGTGCTGCCCGTCCTGACCGGAACGAATCCGACGATGACGGTCGCCTCGGTCATTCTCCTGTTCGTGTTCGTCCAGGCGGGGTTCTATCTCGCGATCCGGTCGATCGCGCCGTACGACCCGATCTGGTTCCACCCGGAGGAGTATCCCTCGCCCGTGGACGGGCGGCTCGATCGCGCGTTCGCGATCGGGGTCGCGCTGACTGCCGTCCTCTCGTTTATCACGTTCGGCGGCCGAGCCGGCATCAGCCCGATCACGCTCGATATGCTCGTCCCGATCTGGTCACCGGTGCCGCTGACGCTGTACGCGGCAGTGCCGGTTACACCGCTGTTGATCCCCGGACTCGTCGCCCGCGCAGAAGAGCAGCGGATCCAGGGCCGCGACGCCGAGTTCCCCAGCTTCATCCGGGGGCTGGGCGCGACCGAAGGTGCGAAGCAATCGACGACGTCGACGGTCCTGCAGAGCCTCCGAAAGAAGGACTTCGGATCGCTGACGCCACAGATAGACAACCTCTACAAGCGATTGAACATGCGAATCGAACCCGCCAGCGCGTGGCGCCACTTCACCGCGGAGTCGCGCTCGTATCTCATTCAGACGTTCTCCGAAATGTATCTCGTCGGCCGGGAGATGGGCGGAGATCCCAAGATGCTCGGCGAGTTGATCGCAGAGAACATGAACGAGGTGCTCCAGCTTCGCCAGCAGCGCCGGCAGGAAACGACCACCCTGATCGGCCTCCTCTACGGGATCACCGCCGCTTCGACGTTCGCCTTCTTCATCGGGCTCCAGGTCGTCAACATCCTCGCCGGTCTCACGCTCAATCTCGCCAGTACGAGCCAGCTCGACGTCGCGTCGCTGATCAACACCAGCGTCTACAACATCCCGCTCATCGAGTTTCTGCTGATCGTCGTCATCGTGTTCAACGCGATGCTCTCGGCGTTGATGGTCCGTACGCTCGACGGCGGCCACAACATGAATTCCTACATGCACTTCGTGCTTCTCACCTGGCTCGGTGCGCTGACGGCTATCCTCACCAAGTGGATGGTCTCGCAGTTCCTGTCTATCTAG
- a CDS encoding type II/IV secretion system ATPase subunit, giving the protein MTEQGRPKPSDELRQYASNRPHLRDHLKKFKQITGEFPMFAEEAAGDLETDRPNVLYPVGGPIFTHIYGDVGQDMKYYAIEPELSDEEQVVFNKVRNRLLQRSVNKPAPTDESEYDDRIEELLQETTNVKKRESGSGVLSRLRNNISSIGKVDVKPETYENIRYRLNRDIVGLGPLEPVMRDPANEDIHVIGPTECYVDHGVFGMLETTVEWDSNEGFDQWLRNMGERIGDPVSDSDPIVDSTLPDGSRLNLIYSDDVSVKGPSLTIRQGDETPLSIFQITKWGTLSPQLAAYLWLALENEQTVFVVGETASGKTTTLNASMAFIPRDHKIYTAEDTAEVLPPHDTWQQLLTREGDEQSGGTGVDMFDLVAAALRSRPDYIIVGEVRGEEGRMAFQAAQTGHPVMLTFHASDIVSMIQRFTGEPINVPETFMDVADIALFQNRVKQGDDVLRRVTSVQEIEGYSKEMEGVITRQVFYWDPVEDEIVFQGMNNSFVLEEQIATLLGYEDTRDIYDDLQFRADLIERAIQENILGYHEVNEFIEDFQRDGLEGVPFDIHRPD; this is encoded by the coding sequence ATGACAGAACAGGGACGACCGAAACCGTCGGACGAACTCAGACAGTACGCGTCGAACCGCCCGCACCTCCGGGACCATCTCAAGAAGTTCAAGCAGATCACCGGCGAGTTCCCGATGTTCGCCGAGGAAGCCGCTGGCGACCTCGAAACCGACCGGCCGAACGTGCTGTATCCCGTCGGCGGCCCCATCTTCACACACATCTACGGCGACGTCGGCCAGGACATGAAGTACTACGCGATCGAGCCGGAGCTGTCCGACGAGGAGCAGGTCGTGTTCAACAAGGTTCGCAACCGCCTGCTCCAGCGCAGCGTCAACAAGCCCGCGCCGACCGACGAGTCCGAGTACGACGACCGCATCGAGGAACTCCTCCAGGAGACGACCAACGTCAAGAAACGCGAGAGCGGTAGCGGCGTCCTGAGCCGACTGCGGAACAACATCAGCTCGATCGGCAAGGTCGACGTCAAACCCGAGACCTACGAGAACATCCGGTATCGACTCAACCGGGACATCGTCGGTCTCGGCCCCCTCGAACCGGTCATGCGTGACCCGGCCAACGAGGACATCCACGTCATCGGGCCCACGGAGTGTTACGTCGACCACGGCGTCTTCGGCATGCTCGAGACGACCGTCGAATGGGACAGCAACGAGGGATTCGACCAGTGGCTGCGCAACATGGGCGAACGCATCGGCGATCCCGTCTCCGACAGCGATCCGATCGTCGACTCGACGCTACCGGACGGCTCGCGTCTGAACCTCATCTACTCCGACGACGTGAGCGTCAAAGGTCCCAGTCTCACGATCCGTCAGGGCGACGAGACGCCGCTGTCGATCTTCCAGATCACCAAGTGGGGGACGCTCAGTCCGCAACTGGCCGCGTACCTCTGGCTCGCCCTGGAGAACGAACAGACCGTCTTCGTTGTCGGGGAGACGGCCTCCGGGAAGACGACGACGCTGAACGCCAGCATGGCGTTCATCCCCCGGGACCACAAGATCTACACGGCCGAGGACACCGCCGAGGTGCTGCCGCCACACGACACCTGGCAACAACTCCTGACCCGCGAGGGTGACGAGCAAAGCGGCGGCACCGGCGTCGACATGTTCGATCTGGTCGCCGCAGCCCTGCGGTCCCGTCCCGACTACATCATCGTGGGTGAGGTCCGTGGCGAGGAGGGTCGGATGGCCTTCCAGGCCGCACAGACTGGCCACCCCGTCATGCTGACGTTCCACGCCAGCGACATCGTCTCGATGATCCAGCGGTTCACCGGTGAACCGATCAACGTCCCCGAGACGTTCATGGACGTCGCCGACATCGCGCTGTTCCAGAACCGAGTCAAGCAGGGCGACGACGTGCTGCGTCGGGTCACGAGCGTCCAGGAAATCGAAGGCTACTCCAAGGAGATGGAGGGGGTCATCACCCGGCAGGTGTTCTACTGGGATCCCGTCGAGGACGAGATCGTCTTCCAGGGGATGAACAACTCGTTCGTCCTCGAGGAGCAGATCGCGACGCTGCTGGGCTACGAGGACACTCGGGACATCTACGACGATCTGCAGTTCCGGGCGGACCTGATCGAGCGTGCGATCCAGGAGAACATCCTCGGCTACCACGAGGTCAACGAGTTCATCGAGGACTTCCAGCGGGACGGACTGGAGGGCGTCCCCTTCGACATCCACCGCCCTGACTGA
- a CDS encoding flagellin, with amino-acid sequence MGFSVSGSAAIVFVGLFIAFGTFYSASTNTMEQVTDARSDWGDRDLAQRNTDIEITAATYNNTTERLAVEINNTGATALSVDETDLIADNEYLFPERSDVDGDAGTDVWASGQRLTYNVSVATQPDRVKVATGTGVAATEVVTRG; translated from the coding sequence ATGGGCTTCAGCGTTAGTGGTTCGGCCGCGATCGTCTTCGTCGGGCTGTTTATCGCGTTCGGGACCTTCTACAGTGCCAGTACCAACACGATGGAGCAAGTGACTGACGCGCGGTCGGACTGGGGGGATCGGGACCTCGCCCAGCGGAACACGGACATCGAGATTACCGCTGCGACCTACAACAACACGACTGAACGTCTGGCCGTCGAGATCAACAACACCGGCGCAACGGCGCTGTCGGTCGACGAGACGGATCTGATCGCCGACAACGAGTATCTGTTCCCGGAACGCAGTGACGTGGATGGAGACGCCGGGACCGACGTCTGGGCGTCCGGCCAGCGACTCACCTACAACGTCAGTGTCGCGACCCAGCCCGACCGAGTCAAAGTGGCGACTGGAACCGGCGTGGCTGCGACAGAGGTGGTCACCCGTGGCTAG
- a CDS encoding ATPase domain-containing protein: MSIATTDLFSLGLDERDRLNKELGGGIPPGSIVLVEGDYGAGKSAMSQRFTYGLCEEGHRVTMLSTELTVGSFLDQMHSLDYDMVEHMLDENVLFLHADIGDSNTFSDEDDGGDRMDLLKRLMDAEVMWDSEVIIIDTFDAILRNDPKFEALVRKNEERQAALEIISFFRDIIAEGKVIVLTVDPSTLDEDAIGPFRSIADVFLELEMIEVGNDVRRQISVKRFAGMGEQVGDTIGYSVRSGTGIVIESRSVA, translated from the coding sequence ATGAGTATCGCAACGACTGATCTGTTCTCACTCGGACTCGACGAGCGAGACCGGCTGAACAAGGAGCTCGGTGGCGGCATCCCCCCGGGTAGTATCGTCCTCGTCGAGGGTGACTACGGGGCCGGCAAGTCCGCGATGAGCCAGCGGTTCACCTACGGGCTCTGTGAGGAGGGCCACCGCGTCACGATGCTCTCGACCGAACTCACCGTCGGGAGCTTTCTCGATCAGATGCACAGTCTCGATTACGACATGGTCGAGCACATGCTCGATGAGAACGTGCTGTTTTTGCACGCTGACATCGGGGACTCCAACACGTTTTCCGACGAGGACGACGGGGGCGACCGCATGGACCTCCTCAAGCGGTTGATGGACGCGGAAGTGATGTGGGACTCCGAAGTGATCATCATCGACACGTTCGACGCCATCTTGCGCAACGACCCCAAGTTCGAGGCGCTCGTCCGGAAAAACGAGGAACGACAGGCGGCTCTGGAGATCATCTCGTTTTTCCGTGATATCATCGCCGAGGGGAAAGTGATCGTACTCACGGTCGACCCCTCGACGCTCGACGAGGACGCTATCGGGCCGTTCCGGTCGATCGCCGACGTCTTCCTCGAGTTGGAGATGATCGAAGTCGGCAACGACGTCCGCCGACAGATCTCTGTCAAGCGGTTCGCCGGCATGGGCGAACAGGTCGGCGACACGATCGGCTACTCGGTCCGTTCGGGGACCGGCATCGTGATCGAATCACGGAGCGTGGCATGA
- a CDS encoding radical SAM protein — MISKGCEQCAKGGKMVIFVYGYCDQRDCFYCPLGENRKNVTDVYANERKVEEDQDIIREAERMSAMGSSITGGEPQEVMDRTTRYISLLKDEFGEDHHIHLYTGITGGRENMRRLAEAGLDEIRFHPPLEQWGDLHGTEWEEILYIAREEGITPAFEIPGIRPETEFLEFLDEGAAEFCNVNEFEMSDGNFRRMQEQGYELREGHMSAVDGDREEILDVMGSHEKVYFCTSVFKDAAQHRRRLKRMARNVRRPFDEITDDGTLVYGKTTVDPERFEALGVPEEYYTVKSEHVEVAWWLLEEMIAEGDIERGEIVEQYPTVDGTVVERTPVA, encoded by the coding sequence ATGATCTCCAAGGGTTGCGAGCAGTGTGCCAAAGGCGGGAAGATGGTCATATTCGTCTACGGCTACTGTGACCAGCGCGATTGTTTCTACTGTCCCCTTGGGGAGAACCGCAAGAACGTCACCGACGTCTACGCCAACGAACGGAAAGTGGAGGAAGATCAGGACATCATCCGCGAGGCCGAGCGGATGAGTGCGATGGGCTCGTCGATCACTGGCGGGGAACCCCAGGAAGTGATGGATCGGACGACACGATACATCTCGCTGCTCAAAGACGAGTTCGGCGAGGACCACCACATCCACCTCTACACTGGGATCACTGGCGGTCGGGAGAACATGCGCCGGCTGGCCGAGGCCGGACTGGACGAGATTCGGTTCCACCCGCCCTTAGAGCAGTGGGGCGATCTCCACGGCACCGAGTGGGAGGAGATCCTCTATATCGCTCGCGAGGAGGGGATCACACCCGCCTTCGAGATTCCGGGGATCCGGCCTGAGACGGAGTTTCTGGAGTTCCTCGACGAGGGAGCCGCGGAGTTCTGTAACGTCAACGAGTTCGAGATGTCGGACGGGAACTTCCGGCGGATGCAAGAGCAGGGCTACGAACTGCGAGAGGGGCACATGAGTGCCGTCGACGGCGACCGCGAGGAGATCCTGGACGTGATGGGAAGCCACGAGAAGGTCTACTTCTGTACGTCCGTGTTCAAAGACGCCGCCCAGCATCGCCGTCGGCTCAAGCGGATGGCCCGGAACGTCCGGCGGCCGTTCGACGAGATCACCGACGACGGGACGCTGGTCTACGGGAAGACGACGGTCGATCCCGAGCGATTCGAAGCTTTGGGCGTTCCAGAAGAGTACTACACTGTCAAATCCGAGCACGTCGAGGTCGCCTGGTGGCTCCTGGAGGAGATGATCGCGGAAGGCGATATCGAGCGTGGCGAGATCGTCGAGCAGTACCCGACGGTCGATGGAACCGTTGTCGAACGGACGCCGGTGGCGTAG
- the gyrA gene encoding DNA gyrase subunit A, whose product MSSDVPDGPDVTADAARVEHVRIEDEMEQSYIDYAMSVIAGRALPDVRDGLKPVHRRILYAMSELGVSSGSSHRKSSSIVGETMGDYHPHGDSAIYDTLVRMAQDFSMRYPLVDGQGNFGSMDGDPAAAMRYTEARMAPMAEELLADLEKDTVDFTSNYDDRLQEPDVLPAAFPNLLVNGSSGIAVGMSTNIPPHNLGEVIDATVHLIDNPEAEITDLMEHVKGPDFPTGANIVGKDAIYSAYATGRGRLTVRAEFAVEETATGGDRIVVTELPFQENKARIVERIADDVNEGVIEGVSDLRDESDRDGVRIVIECKRGANVDVVKNQLLEHHLESTFGVINLALVDGQPKVLTLKETLQHYVEHRREVVRRRSEFDLQEAEDRAHILEGRLTAVNNAEDVVELVQEAEDRSAAKEALVERYDFSTEQAEHVVRMQIGSLTSAEAGEIEAEYEDVQAEIERLEAILESESKLDEVIKDELRAVKDEYDDDRRTSIVEDAGTVTREDLVPEEDVVVVMTADDYIKRMPAENFDPQRRGGKGIIGSDPKDGDRVTTVFQAHSHDYLLCFTNHGQVYRLKTYEIPEMSRTARGKSAINLLDLDDGEQITAVVPTDDLDPEESITMATRQGYVKRTPCSEFENILSTGIRAAKLEAGDELVDVEVTDGTKDLVVATEGGMTIRFDESDVREMGRSARGVRGIDLEDRDAVAGLVAMNDDDGRALLTVTKRGYGKRTALSEYRRQSRYGKGLIDIKTGDRNGPVVDVKAVEEDDHLVVMSEAGQIMRCPVADISTVGRNTKGVVIMDVESDDSVACMDVIPAGSETEEDDIDE is encoded by the coding sequence ATGAGCTCGGACGTACCTGATGGACCGGACGTGACAGCCGACGCAGCCCGCGTCGAGCACGTCCGGATCGAAGACGAGATGGAGCAGAGTTACATCGACTACGCGATGAGCGTCATCGCCGGCCGGGCGCTGCCGGACGTTCGGGACGGTCTCAAGCCCGTCCATCGGCGCATTCTCTATGCGATGTCGGAGCTGGGCGTCTCCTCGGGGTCCTCTCACCGGAAGTCCTCCTCGATCGTCGGGGAGACCATGGGGGACTACCATCCACACGGCGACAGCGCGATCTACGACACGCTCGTGCGGATGGCCCAGGACTTCTCGATGCGTTATCCCCTGGTCGACGGACAGGGCAACTTCGGATCGATGGACGGCGATCCGGCCGCAGCGATGCGGTATACCGAGGCCAGGATGGCCCCGATGGCCGAGGAGTTGCTCGCGGATCTGGAGAAAGACACTGTCGACTTCACGTCGAACTACGACGACCGTCTGCAAGAGCCGGATGTCCTCCCCGCGGCGTTCCCGAACCTGCTGGTCAACGGCTCCTCGGGTATCGCCGTCGGGATGTCCACGAACATCCCGCCACATAACCTCGGAGAGGTAATCGACGCGACCGTTCACCTTATCGACAACCCCGAGGCCGAAATCACGGACCTGATGGAACACGTCAAGGGGCCGGACTTCCCGACGGGCGCGAACATCGTCGGCAAGGACGCAATCTACTCGGCGTACGCGACCGGTCGAGGGCGACTGACCGTCCGCGCGGAGTTCGCGGTCGAGGAGACCGCAACCGGGGGGGATCGGATCGTCGTCACCGAACTCCCATTCCAGGAGAACAAGGCCCGGATCGTCGAGCGGATCGCCGACGACGTCAACGAGGGCGTCATCGAGGGCGTCTCGGATCTGCGGGACGAGTCCGACCGGGACGGCGTCCGGATCGTCATCGAGTGCAAGCGCGGCGCGAACGTCGACGTCGTGAAAAACCAGCTGCTGGAACATCACCTCGAATCGACCTTCGGCGTGATCAACCTCGCCCTGGTAGATGGCCAGCCAAAAGTGCTGACACTGAAGGAGACGCTCCAGCACTACGTCGAGCACCGCCGAGAGGTCGTTCGCCGGCGGTCGGAGTTCGACCTGCAGGAAGCCGAGGATCGGGCACACATCCTCGAAGGGCGGCTGACGGCCGTCAACAATGCCGAGGACGTCGTGGAACTCGTTCAGGAGGCCGAGGACCGGTCGGCCGCTAAGGAGGCGCTCGTGGAGCGATACGACTTCTCGACAGAGCAGGCAGAACACGTCGTCCGGATGCAGATCGGGTCGCTGACCTCCGCCGAAGCCGGTGAGATCGAGGCCGAGTACGAGGACGTGCAAGCGGAGATCGAGCGACTGGAAGCGATCCTCGAAAGCGAATCGAAACTCGACGAGGTGATCAAAGACGAGTTGCGCGCGGTCAAAGACGAATACGACGACGACCGCCGGACCTCGATCGTCGAGGACGCCGGAACGGTCACCCGTGAGGACCTCGTTCCCGAAGAGGACGTCGTGGTCGTCATGACTGCCGACGACTACATCAAGCGAATGCCCGCCGAGAACTTCGATCCCCAGCGCCGCGGCGGCAAGGGGATCATCGGGTCCGATCCGAAGGACGGCGATCGGGTGACGACGGTCTTCCAGGCGCACAGCCACGACTACCTGCTATGCTTTACCAACCACGGCCAAGTCTACCGGCTGAAAACCTACGAGATTCCGGAGATGTCCAGGACTGCCCGCGGAAAGTCCGCGATCAACCTGCTTGATCTGGACGACGGGGAACAGATCACAGCGGTCGTGCCGACGGACGACCTCGATCCCGAGGAATCTATCACGATGGCGACCCGGCAGGGGTACGTCAAGCGCACGCCCTGCTCGGAGTTCGAGAACATCCTCTCGACTGGCATCAGGGCGGCGAAACTCGAAGCGGGCGACGAACTCGTCGACGTCGAGGTGACCGATGGCACGAAGGACCTGGTCGTCGCCACGGAAGGCGGGATGACGATCCGATTCGACGAGAGCGACGTCAGGGAGATGGGGCGGTCGGCTCGTGGCGTCCGCGGGATCGATCTCGAAGACAGGGACGCGGTCGCCGGACTCGTAGCGATGAACGACGACGACGGCCGTGCGCTGCTGACGGTCACGAAACGCGGCTACGGCAAGCGGACAGCACTCAGCGAGTATCGCCGTCAGTCCCGCTACGGCAAGGGCCTGATCGACATCAAGACCGGCGACCGAAACGGGCCAGTCGTCGACGTCAAAGCCGTCGAGGAAGACGACCACCTCGTCGTCATGAGCGAGGCCGGCCAGATCATGCGCTGCCCGGTCGCGGACATCTCGACGGTCGGCCGGAACACGAAAGGCGTGGTGATCATGGACGTCGAAAGCGACGACAGCGTGGCCTGTATGGACGTGATTCCGGCGGGTTCGGAGACCGAAGAAGACGACATCGACGAGTAG